The following are encoded in a window of Variovorax paradoxus genomic DNA:
- the ilvD gene encoding dihydroxy-acid dehydratase, with amino-acid sequence MDTKTIQINRRSANITEGKSRAPNRSMFYAMGYEEGDFKKPMVGVANGHSTITPCNSGLQKLADAAIAGIEEAGGNAQVFGTPTISDGMAMGTEGMKYSLVSREVISDCIETCVGGQWMDGVLVVGGCDKNMPGGLMGMLRANVPAIYVYGGTILPGRYKGQDLNIVSVFEAVGQNAAGNMSDEDLHEIEKRAIPGTGSCGGMYTANTMSSAFEALGISLPYSSTMANPHDEKANSAKESAKVLIEAIKKDLKPRDIVTKKAIENAVAVIMATGGSTNAVLHFLAIAHAAEVEWTIDDFERMRKKVPVLCDLKPSGKYLAVDLHQAGGIPQVMKVLLNAGLLHGDCITISGQTIAEVLKDVPDVPRADQDVIRPIDKPMYDEGHLAILKGNLSPEGAVAKITGLKNPVITGPARVFDDEQSALQAILAGKIVAGDVMVLRYLGPKGGPGMPEMLAPTGALIGAGLGESVGLITDGRFSGGTWGMVVGHVAPEAAAGGTIAFVNEGDSITIDAHKLVLELNVPEAEIAKRREGWKAPAPRYTRGVQAKFAFNASSASSGAVLDKF; translated from the coding sequence ATGGACACCAAGACCATCCAGATCAATCGCCGCAGCGCGAACATCACCGAAGGCAAGAGCCGCGCCCCCAACCGCTCGATGTTCTACGCCATGGGCTACGAGGAAGGCGACTTCAAGAAGCCGATGGTCGGCGTCGCCAACGGCCACAGCACCATCACGCCCTGCAACTCGGGCCTGCAGAAGCTGGCCGACGCGGCCATCGCGGGCATCGAGGAAGCCGGCGGCAACGCGCAGGTGTTCGGCACCCCCACCATTTCCGACGGCATGGCCATGGGCACCGAAGGCATGAAGTACTCGCTGGTGAGCCGCGAGGTCATTTCGGACTGCATCGAGACCTGCGTCGGCGGCCAGTGGATGGACGGCGTGCTGGTGGTCGGCGGCTGCGACAAGAACATGCCCGGCGGCCTCATGGGCATGCTGCGCGCCAACGTGCCCGCCATCTACGTCTACGGCGGCACCATCCTCCCGGGCCGCTACAAGGGCCAGGACCTGAACATCGTCAGCGTGTTCGAAGCCGTGGGCCAGAACGCCGCCGGCAACATGAGCGACGAAGACCTGCACGAGATCGAGAAGCGCGCCATTCCCGGCACGGGCTCGTGCGGCGGCATGTACACGGCCAACACCATGTCCAGCGCGTTCGAGGCGCTCGGCATCTCGCTGCCCTACTCGTCGACCATGGCGAACCCGCACGACGAAAAGGCCAACTCGGCCAAGGAATCGGCCAAGGTGCTGATCGAGGCGATCAAGAAAGACCTGAAGCCGCGCGACATCGTGACCAAGAAGGCCATCGAGAACGCCGTGGCGGTCATCATGGCCACCGGCGGCTCGACCAATGCGGTGCTGCACTTCCTGGCGATCGCGCACGCGGCCGAGGTCGAATGGACCATCGACGACTTCGAGCGCATGCGCAAGAAGGTGCCGGTGCTGTGCGACCTGAAGCCCTCGGGCAAGTACCTCGCGGTCGACCTGCACCAGGCCGGCGGCATCCCCCAGGTCATGAAGGTGCTGCTGAACGCGGGCCTGCTGCATGGCGACTGCATCACCATCAGCGGCCAGACCATCGCCGAAGTGCTGAAGGACGTGCCCGACGTGCCGCGCGCCGACCAGGACGTGATCCGTCCGATCGACAAGCCCATGTACGACGAAGGCCACCTGGCCATCCTGAAGGGCAACCTGTCGCCCGAAGGCGCGGTCGCCAAGATCACTGGCCTGAAGAACCCCGTCATCACCGGCCCGGCCCGCGTGTTCGACGACGAGCAGTCGGCGCTGCAAGCCATCCTGGCCGGCAAGATCGTCGCCGGCGACGTGATGGTGCTGCGCTATCTCGGCCCCAAGGGTGGCCCGGGCATGCCGGAAATGCTGGCGCCCACGGGCGCGCTGATCGGTGCGGGCCTGGGCGAAAGCGTCGGCCTCATCACCGACGGCCGCTTCTCGGGCGGCACCTGGGGCATGGTGGTCGGCCACGTCGCACCCGAAGCAGCAGCGGGCGGCACCATCGCGTTCGTCAACGAAGGCGACTCGATCACCATCGACGCGCACAAGCTGGTGCTCGAACTGAACGTGCCCGAAGCCGAGATCGCCAAGCGCCGCGAAGGCTGGAAGGCCCCGGCCCCGCGCTACACGCGCGGCGTGCAGGCCAAGTTCGCGTTCAACGCCTCAAGCGCGAGCTCGGGCGCGGTGCTCGACAAGTTCTAA
- a CDS encoding DUF3592 domain-containing protein, translated as MDDEAATHALLVFGLSLLVGPAVGALVGRFKTFFWGAGIGALLIGCAGLYGAVTVGWQRYQSIAGTAPTQGSLVEFVEERSKDSKGDVTTTRAPVVEYTTADGRKRRVKGLGGSLSDKEWGDAVEVRYSTADPAKALVADFQNMWGVVWGLGLFGGFPTMFGLFFAGLALKEGRKGQPAPVREPTPTQKRWRTRGTVLANVVFLAGFALVFLYPDESAMKQFGAGFLTIGAGALLHFVVQSFPPAMDFEVRAIFAIVGLGFAAFGYGAWMMG; from the coding sequence ATGGACGACGAAGCCGCCACCCATGCCTTGCTCGTCTTCGGGCTGTCGCTGCTGGTCGGCCCGGCCGTTGGCGCGCTGGTCGGGCGCTTCAAGACCTTCTTCTGGGGTGCCGGCATTGGCGCACTGCTGATCGGCTGCGCCGGCCTGTACGGCGCGGTCACGGTGGGCTGGCAGCGCTACCAGTCGATCGCGGGCACAGCCCCCACGCAAGGCAGCCTGGTCGAGTTCGTGGAAGAGCGCAGCAAGGACAGCAAGGGCGACGTCACCACCACGCGTGCGCCCGTCGTCGAATACACCACCGCCGATGGGCGGAAGCGCCGCGTCAAAGGGCTCGGTGGCAGCCTGTCGGACAAGGAGTGGGGCGATGCGGTCGAGGTGCGCTACAGCACCGCCGACCCCGCCAAGGCCTTGGTGGCCGACTTCCAGAACATGTGGGGCGTCGTCTGGGGGCTCGGCCTCTTCGGCGGATTTCCGACGATGTTCGGCCTGTTCTTCGCCGGCCTGGCGCTCAAGGAAGGCCGCAAGGGCCAACCGGCGCCGGTGCGCGAGCCGACGCCCACGCAGAAGAGATGGCGCACGCGCGGCACGGTGCTGGCGAACGTGGTGTTCCTCGCCGGCTTCGCGCTGGTGTTTCTCTATCCCGACGAGAGCGCGATGAAGCAGTTCGGTGCGGGTTTTCTCACCATCGGCGCGGGGGCGCTGCTGCACTTCGTCGTGCAGAGCTTTCCCCCGGCGATGGATTTCGAAGTCCGGGCCATCTTCGCGATCGTCGGCCTGGGCTTTGCTGCCTTCGGCTACGGCGCTTGGATGATGGGCTGA
- a CDS encoding TIGR04438 family Trp-rich protein → MWFLLLGLLGIALKYFEVGMVAGWSWWIVLSPFALALAWWAWADSSGYTKRKVIEREEARKQARIDRQKTNMGLRTSNGQQRPRR, encoded by the coding sequence ATGTGGTTTCTGCTCTTGGGCCTGCTTGGTATAGCCCTCAAATATTTCGAAGTGGGCATGGTCGCCGGCTGGAGCTGGTGGATCGTGCTGAGCCCGTTCGCGCTGGCCCTGGCATGGTGGGCCTGGGCCGATTCGTCGGGCTACACCAAGCGCAAGGTCATCGAGCGCGAAGAGGCGCGCAAGCAGGCGCGCATCGACCGCCAGAAGACCAACATGGGCCTTCGCACCAGCAACGGGCAACAGCGCCCGCGCCGCTGA
- a CDS encoding c-type cytochrome — translation MKRTMLMAVLGLGLAAPAFADLALATSKNCMSCHAVERKVLGPSFKDIAAKYKDDKGAANTLATKIIKGGSGVWGPVPMPANNQVSEADAKKLAAWVLSTK, via the coding sequence ATGAAAAGAACGATGTTGATGGCAGTCCTGGGCCTCGGCCTCGCGGCGCCCGCCTTTGCCGACCTGGCCCTCGCCACGTCGAAGAACTGCATGAGCTGCCACGCGGTCGAACGCAAGGTGCTCGGGCCCTCGTTCAAGGACATTGCGGCCAAGTACAAGGACGACAAGGGCGCAGCCAACACGCTGGCCACCAAGATCATCAAGGGCGGCTCGGGCGTGTGGGGCCCGGTGCCGATGCCGGCCAACAACCAGGTCAGCGAAGCCGATGCGAAGAAGCTCGCGGCCTGGGTGTTGTCGACGAAGTAA
- a CDS encoding Signal transduction histidine kinase: protein MGVRSAFLFVIVLLIAGLAALNWGTLSAPTDVWLGFMSVSAPLGLIMLGLTAVLAAFFLVYVLYLHSSVLLETKRHTKEMQTQRDLADKAEASRFTELRNFLEAQEKQHMSHNADRHTALLARMEQLERAVKARSDQTDNTVAAHIGQLEDRIERRPVPSDINPSI from the coding sequence ATGGGCGTGAGATCCGCTTTTCTTTTTGTCATCGTGCTGCTCATCGCGGGGCTTGCCGCGCTGAACTGGGGCACGTTGTCGGCCCCCACCGACGTGTGGCTCGGCTTCATGAGCGTGTCGGCGCCGCTGGGGCTCATCATGCTGGGGCTCACGGCCGTGCTCGCGGCCTTCTTCCTCGTGTACGTGCTGTACCTGCACAGCTCGGTGCTGCTGGAGACCAAACGCCACACGAAGGAAATGCAGACCCAGCGCGACCTCGCCGACAAGGCCGAGGCTTCGCGCTTCACCGAACTGCGCAACTTCCTGGAAGCGCAGGAGAAGCAGCACATGTCGCACAACGCCGACCGGCACACCGCGCTGCTGGCGCGGATGGAGCAACTGGAACGCGCGGTCAAGGCGCGTTCGGACCAGACCGACAACACGGTGGCCGCGCACATCGGGCAGCTCGAGGACCGCATCGAGCGCCGTCCGGTGCCCAGCGACATCAACCCGAGCATCTGA
- the acs gene encoding acetate--CoA ligase, producing MSSASKNIESVLVENRVFPPDARATEGARIAGMAAYEALCKEAEQDFEGFWTRLAKDNLQWSKPFTRTLDESKAPFYEWFGDGELNASANCLDKHIGTPVENKTAIVFEADDGAVTRVTYKELLARVSQFANALKAQGIQKGDRVIIYMPMTIEGVVAMQACARIGATHSVVFGGFSAKALQERIIDAGAVAVITANYQLRGGKELPLKAIVDDGIALGGCDTLKTVLVYERTPTAWNRVEGRDKTFTEAQAGQSTECAPVPVNAEHPLFILYTSGSTGKPKGVQHATGGYLLWAKLTMDWTFDIKPEDMFWCTADIGWITGHTYVAYGPLAAGATQVVFEGIPTFPHAGRFWEMIEKHKVSVFYTAPTAIRSLIKAAEGDEKVHPKNWDLTSLRILGSVGEPINPEAWMWYHRNIGGERCPIVDTFWQTETGGHVITPLPGATPLVPGSCTLPLPGIMAAIVDETGKDLPNGAGGMLVIKRPWPSMIRTIWNDPERFKKSYFPEEMGGTIYLAGDGAVRSADRGYFRITGRIDDVLNVSGHRLGTMEIESALVSKTDLVAEAAVVGRPDDVTGEAVCAFVVLKRSRPTGEEAKQIANELRAWVAKEIGPIAKPKDIRFGDNLPKTRSGKIMRRLLRSIAKGEAITQDTSTLENPAILDQLSETN from the coding sequence ATGAGCAGCGCATCGAAGAACATTGAATCCGTCCTCGTCGAGAACCGTGTGTTCCCGCCCGACGCCCGCGCCACCGAAGGCGCCCGCATTGCCGGCATGGCCGCCTACGAGGCGCTGTGCAAGGAAGCCGAACAGGACTTCGAAGGCTTCTGGACCCGGCTGGCCAAGGACAACCTCCAGTGGTCCAAGCCTTTCACCCGCACCCTCGACGAATCGAAGGCGCCGTTCTACGAATGGTTCGGTGACGGTGAGCTCAATGCCAGCGCCAACTGCCTGGACAAGCACATCGGCACCCCCGTCGAGAACAAGACCGCCATCGTCTTCGAAGCCGACGACGGCGCCGTCACCCGCGTCACCTACAAGGAACTGCTGGCCCGCGTGAGCCAGTTCGCCAACGCGCTGAAAGCGCAGGGCATCCAGAAGGGCGACCGCGTCATCATCTACATGCCGATGACCATCGAAGGCGTGGTCGCCATGCAGGCCTGCGCGCGCATCGGCGCCACCCACAGCGTGGTGTTCGGCGGCTTCTCGGCCAAGGCGCTGCAGGAACGCATCATCGACGCGGGCGCCGTGGCCGTCATCACGGCCAACTACCAGCTGCGCGGCGGCAAGGAACTGCCGCTGAAGGCCATCGTGGACGACGGCATTGCGCTGGGCGGCTGCGACACCCTCAAGACCGTGCTCGTGTACGAGCGCACCCCCACCGCGTGGAACCGCGTCGAGGGCCGCGACAAGACCTTCACCGAAGCGCAGGCAGGGCAGAGCACCGAGTGCGCGCCGGTGCCGGTCAATGCCGAGCACCCGCTGTTCATCCTCTACACCTCGGGCTCCACCGGCAAGCCCAAGGGCGTGCAGCACGCCACCGGCGGCTACCTGCTGTGGGCCAAGCTCACGATGGACTGGACCTTCGACATCAAGCCCGAAGACATGTTCTGGTGCACCGCCGACATCGGCTGGATCACCGGCCACACCTACGTCGCCTACGGCCCGCTCGCGGCCGGCGCCACGCAGGTCGTGTTCGAAGGCATCCCCACCTTCCCGCATGCGGGCCGCTTCTGGGAAATGATCGAGAAGCACAAGGTCAGCGTGTTCTACACCGCGCCCACCGCGATCCGCTCGCTCATCAAGGCGGCCGAAGGCGACGAAAAAGTGCACCCGAAGAACTGGGACCTGACCAGCCTGCGCATCCTCGGTTCGGTCGGCGAGCCGATCAATCCCGAAGCGTGGATGTGGTACCACCGCAATATCGGCGGCGAGCGCTGCCCGATCGTCGACACCTTCTGGCAGACCGAAACGGGCGGCCACGTCATCACGCCGCTGCCGGGCGCCACGCCGCTGGTGCCGGGCTCGTGCACCTTGCCGCTGCCGGGCATCATGGCCGCCATCGTCGACGAGACGGGGAAAGACCTGCCCAACGGCGCGGGCGGCATGCTGGTCATCAAGCGGCCCTGGCCCTCGATGATCCGCACCATCTGGAACGACCCCGAGCGCTTCAAGAAGAGCTACTTCCCCGAAGAGATGGGCGGCACGATCTACCTGGCCGGTGATGGCGCGGTGCGCAGTGCCGACCGCGGCTACTTCCGCATCACGGGCCGCATCGACGACGTGCTCAACGTGTCGGGCCACCGCCTGGGCACGATGGAAATCGAATCGGCGCTGGTGTCCAAGACCGACCTCGTGGCCGAGGCTGCGGTGGTGGGCCGTCCCGACGACGTGACCGGCGAGGCCGTGTGCGCCTTCGTCGTGCTCAAGCGCTCGCGCCCGACCGGTGAAGAGGCCAAGCAGATCGCCAACGAGCTGCGCGCGTGGGTCGCGAAGGAAATCGGCCCCATCGCCAAGCCCAAGGACATCCGCTTCGGCGACAACCTGCCCAAGACGCGCAGCGGCAAGATCATGCGGCGTTTGCTGCGCAGCATTGCCAAGGGCGAGGCGATCACGCAGGACACGTCGACGCTGGAGAACCCGGCCATCCTCGATCAGTTGTCGGAGACAAACTGA